In Rhodococcus rhodochrous, a single genomic region encodes these proteins:
- a CDS encoding LpqN/LpqT family lipoprotein: MNASLQTTLSDYLAAHEVELNPCSPDDPRHPQPELQAPEGWIVLPRDVFPHAHTVLVAPEHVADDWVPNAVLLHGALSKWRPTDELLEVAAREARELPAWRETLLDTSDFRGHRSVIIQGSYRVDDVEYTAVTRYLVIDHEYDRYLTQLTATARSDSLGSLDVHIHTIHESLIVRQEGRPRE, encoded by the coding sequence ATGAACGCTTCGCTTCAGACGACGCTCTCCGACTACCTCGCAGCACACGAAGTCGAACTGAACCCCTGCAGCCCGGACGATCCGCGGCACCCGCAACCGGAACTCCAGGCGCCGGAGGGTTGGATAGTTCTCCCTCGCGATGTCTTTCCGCATGCACATACGGTTCTCGTGGCTCCCGAGCACGTCGCGGACGATTGGGTGCCCAACGCCGTCCTCCTCCACGGCGCACTGTCGAAATGGCGGCCGACGGACGAACTACTGGAGGTCGCGGCGCGTGAAGCTCGCGAACTGCCCGCGTGGAGGGAGACGCTCCTCGACACATCCGATTTCCGCGGGCACCGATCGGTGATCATCCAAGGCTCCTATCGAGTGGACGACGTCGAGTACACCGCCGTGACGCGATACCTCGTGATCGACCACGAGTACGACCGCTACCTGACGCAACTGACGGCAACCGCACGCTCCGACAGTCTCGGGTCGCTCGACGTTCACATTCACACAATCCACGAAAGTCTGATCGTGCGGCAGGAGGGAAGGCCACGTGAGTGA
- a CDS encoding GTP pyrophosphokinase family protein: MKTTVGEPEPGLPTPDDVQAPLVAVEHLAQDLRRALMVYKFGIDEMMTKINILREEFTYAREYNPIEHVKSRLKSPESILAKAERKGAPASLDGIREAVRDIAGIRITCSFTSDVYRIIDMITSQLDVTVVEIEDYIARPKPNGYSSVHVIVQIPVYMSDRVERVYVELQIRTVAMDFWASLEHKIYYKHDREVPDELREELRLAAETARDLDLRMEALHRRVHGPNNGN; the protein is encoded by the coding sequence GTGAAGACGACGGTGGGCGAACCCGAACCGGGACTACCGACACCGGACGACGTGCAGGCACCGCTGGTCGCAGTGGAGCATCTCGCGCAGGATCTGCGACGCGCACTCATGGTGTACAAGTTCGGCATCGACGAGATGATGACGAAGATCAACATCCTGCGCGAGGAGTTCACCTACGCCCGCGAATACAACCCGATCGAGCACGTGAAGTCGCGGTTGAAGAGTCCCGAGTCGATCCTCGCCAAGGCGGAACGGAAGGGTGCGCCCGCCTCGCTCGACGGCATCCGCGAGGCCGTCCGCGACATCGCCGGTATCCGCATCACGTGCAGTTTCACGTCGGACGTCTACCGGATCATCGACATGATCACGAGCCAGCTCGACGTGACGGTCGTCGAGATCGAGGACTACATCGCGCGCCCGAAGCCCAACGGGTACAGCAGCGTGCACGTCATCGTCCAGATCCCGGTGTACATGTCCGACCGGGTCGAGCGCGTCTACGTCGAACTGCAGATCCGCACCGTCGCCATGGACTTCTGGGCGAGTCTGGAACACAAGATCTACTACAAGCACGACCGCGAGGTCCCGGACGAACTGCGCGAGGAACTCCGCCTCGCCGCGGAGACGGCGCGCGATCTGGACCTGCGGATGGAAGCACTGCACCGCCGCGTCCACGGCCCGAACAACGGAAACTGA
- a CDS encoding enoyl-CoA hydratase-related protein, protein MTETGTENDVLLERHGSVAVIRLNRPARLNAFTDDMGERLISLFDETDADDDVRAVVLTGTGRGFCAGADLAAGGDTFVLGEDPETGGTPPDLGGRVTLRIYRSLKPVIAAINGPAAGVGVTMTLPADIRIAADTAKFGFVFTRRGLVPEACSTWFLPRAVGISTAVEWTVGGRMVPVAEAHERGLVREVVPADRVLERALEIAEDLVAGTAPVSVALTRQLMWRMLGAPDPEVAHRAESIGIHVRGTSGDVREGVESFLEKRDPKFPDRISDGLPDLFE, encoded by the coding sequence GTGACAGAGACCGGTACCGAAAACGATGTGTTGCTCGAGCGCCACGGCTCCGTCGCGGTCATCCGGCTGAACCGTCCCGCTCGCCTCAACGCGTTCACCGACGACATGGGTGAACGGCTCATCTCCCTCTTCGACGAGACCGATGCCGACGACGACGTGCGGGCGGTCGTGCTCACCGGCACCGGCCGCGGGTTCTGCGCGGGCGCCGACCTCGCGGCCGGTGGCGACACCTTCGTCCTCGGCGAGGACCCCGAAACCGGTGGAACTCCGCCCGACCTCGGTGGTCGCGTCACGCTGCGCATCTACCGGTCGCTCAAGCCGGTGATCGCCGCCATCAACGGCCCGGCTGCGGGCGTGGGCGTCACCATGACCCTCCCGGCGGACATCCGCATCGCCGCCGACACCGCCAAGTTCGGGTTCGTCTTCACCCGCCGCGGCCTGGTCCCGGAGGCCTGCTCCACCTGGTTCCTGCCCCGCGCCGTCGGCATCTCGACCGCCGTCGAATGGACCGTCGGTGGTCGCATGGTGCCGGTCGCGGAAGCGCACGAACGTGGTCTCGTCCGCGAGGTCGTGCCCGCCGACAGGGTGCTGGAGCGTGCCCTCGAGATCGCGGAGGACCTCGTCGCCGGCACCGCGCCCGTCTCCGTCGCGTTGACCCGGCAGTTGATGTGGCGGATGCTCGGTGCGCCCGACCCGGAAGTCGCGCATCGGGCCGAGTCGATCGGTATCCACGTCCGGGGCACCTCCGGCGACGTCCGTGAGGGCGTGGAGTCGTTCCTCGAGAAGCGCGACCCGAAGTTCCCCGATCGGATCTCGGACGGTCTGCCCGACCTGTTCGAGTGA
- a CDS encoding MFS transporter, with product MRAWLVWGIGVFAYIVAVLHRTAFGVSGLAATERFEISPSVLSGFVVLQLIVYAGMQIPAGVLLDRFGSRRMIATGAVILAVGQAILAVTESLPVAYLARVLVGVGDALTFISVLRLVPVWFAPRRVPVVSQLTGIFGQLGQVLSAVPFVLLLTGTGWTAAYGSAAALGLFACVLVFAIVRDTPPGEAREVTASGLREVIGGLGTVWRRPGTKLGFFTHMGTQFSVTTFALMWGVPYLVSAQGLSPAAAGSMLTVSVVTAISAGPILGVLSGRFPTRRSWLVLVIILASAVTWSAVLALPGPAPLWLLVVLVVVISVGGPGSMIGFDYARTFNPGTALGTANGIVNIGGFLATLLVVQTMGIVLDRLGGYTFEAFRVAWFAQYPIWGIALVGVLVTRGRARREAGIEARSLRAVVVDRLGRGKRESR from the coding sequence ATGAGGGCATGGCTGGTCTGGGGTATCGGAGTCTTCGCCTACATCGTCGCCGTCCTTCATCGGACGGCGTTCGGTGTCTCCGGACTCGCCGCCACCGAACGCTTCGAGATCTCGCCGTCGGTGCTGTCCGGCTTCGTCGTCCTGCAGCTCATCGTCTATGCGGGGATGCAGATCCCGGCCGGTGTACTGCTCGACAGGTTCGGTTCGCGGCGGATGATCGCGACCGGCGCCGTGATCCTCGCTGTCGGCCAGGCGATCCTCGCCGTCACCGAGTCGCTGCCGGTCGCGTATCTGGCTCGTGTGCTGGTCGGTGTGGGTGACGCCCTGACGTTCATCTCGGTGCTGCGGCTCGTGCCGGTGTGGTTCGCTCCGCGTCGGGTTCCTGTGGTCTCGCAGTTGACGGGCATCTTCGGTCAGCTCGGCCAGGTGCTGTCGGCGGTGCCGTTCGTCCTGCTGCTCACCGGCACCGGATGGACGGCCGCCTACGGCAGCGCTGCGGCGCTCGGCCTGTTCGCGTGCGTCCTCGTGTTCGCGATCGTGCGCGACACCCCGCCCGGTGAGGCGCGGGAGGTCACCGCGTCGGGGCTGCGCGAGGTGATCGGCGGACTCGGCACGGTGTGGCGGCGCCCCGGCACCAAGCTCGGCTTCTTCACCCACATGGGCACGCAATTCTCGGTGACGACCTTCGCGCTCATGTGGGGCGTGCCGTATCTGGTCTCCGCGCAGGGTCTGTCACCCGCGGCGGCCGGTTCGATGCTGACCGTCTCGGTGGTCACGGCCATCTCGGCCGGACCGATCCTCGGCGTGCTGTCGGGACGCTTTCCGACCAGACGCTCGTGGCTCGTGCTCGTGATCATCCTCGCCAGCGCCGTGACGTGGTCGGCGGTGCTCGCCCTGCCCGGGCCCGCACCGCTGTGGCTGCTCGTGGTGCTGGTCGTCGTCATCTCGGTGGGCGGCCCGGGATCGATGATCGGCTTCGACTACGCCCGCACCTTCAATCCCGGGACCGCGCTGGGCACGGCCAACGGCATCGTCAACATCGGTGGCTTCCTCGCGACGCTGCTGGTCGTGCAGACGATGGGCATCGTGCTCGACCGGCTCGGCGGTTACACCTTCGAGGCCTTCCGCGTCGCGTGGTTCGCGCAGTACCCGATCTGGGGGATCGCGCTCGTCGGTGTGCTCGTGACCCGAGGACGCGCCCGCCGCGAGGCCGGCATCGAAGCGCGTTCGTTGCGGGCCGTCGTCGTCGACCGACTCGGTCGCGGCAAGCGTGAGTCCCGCTGA
- a CDS encoding IS630 family transposase, whose product MAERVRVREIGDDEGRRLVRIIRRGTGSVVTWRRAQMVLLSAQGMPVPKIAEVSFTSADRVRDVIHNFNADGFDSLYPKYAGGRPKKFTLPERREIKKIAKSAPAEHDLPFSTWSLTKLAEFLVAEGVVDDISHEGLRVLLREEGVSFQKVKTWKRSRDPDYAVKKARVEHLYAIADGDVVSDPDEPQAIFCLDEFGPLNLQPHPGRQWAQRGGRHKDPDREPRRRRRATYTRPNGVRHLFAAYDLGKDKLYGHVKTTKNRSTFLEFCRYLRTLYPAEVRIAIVCDNFSPHLTTRKCQRVGLWAEANNVEIAYTPTNSSWLNRIEAQFTALRYFALDGTDHGSHREQASMIRRYIIWRNKHAEDQQLREIVDRANVA is encoded by the coding sequence GTGGCAGAACGAGTACGCGTGCGAGAGATCGGTGACGACGAAGGCAGACGGCTGGTACGGATCATCCGCCGCGGCACCGGATCGGTGGTGACCTGGCGGCGCGCCCAGATGGTCCTGCTCTCGGCCCAGGGCATGCCGGTACCGAAGATCGCCGAGGTCAGCTTCACCAGCGCCGACCGGGTCCGTGATGTCATCCACAACTTCAACGCCGACGGATTCGACTCGCTGTACCCGAAGTACGCCGGCGGCCGGCCGAAAAAGTTCACCCTGCCGGAGCGCCGGGAGATCAAGAAGATCGCCAAGTCCGCCCCCGCCGAGCACGATCTGCCGTTCTCGACCTGGAGTCTGACCAAACTCGCCGAGTTCCTGGTCGCCGAGGGGGTGGTCGACGACATCAGCCACGAGGGTCTGCGCGTGCTGCTCCGCGAGGAGGGTGTCTCCTTTCAAAAAGTGAAGACCTGGAAGAGATCTCGGGACCCCGATTACGCGGTGAAGAAGGCTCGGGTCGAACACCTGTATGCCATCGCCGATGGCGATGTCGTGTCCGATCCCGATGAGCCACAGGCGATCTTCTGTCTCGACGAGTTCGGTCCCTTGAATCTGCAGCCGCATCCGGGCCGGCAGTGGGCGCAGCGTGGCGGCAGGCACAAGGACCCGGACCGGGAGCCGCGGCGCCGGCGGCGGGCGACCTACACCCGTCCGAACGGGGTGCGGCATCTGTTCGCCGCGTACGACCTGGGCAAGGACAAGCTGTACGGGCACGTCAAGACGACGAAGAACCGCTCCACGTTCCTCGAGTTCTGCCGTTACCTGCGCACTCTTTACCCGGCGGAGGTTCGTATCGCGATCGTGTGCGACAACTTCTCGCCGCACCTGACCACGAGGAAGTGCCAACGGGTCGGTCTGTGGGCAGAGGCGAACAACGTCGAGATCGCGTACACCCCGACGAACAGTTCGTGGCTCAACCGGATCGAGGCGCAGTTCACCGCGCTGCGGTACTTCGCGCTCGATGGCACCGACCACGGCAGTCACCGGGAGCAAGCGTCGATGATCCGTCGCTACATCATCTGGCGCAACAAGCACGCCGAGGATCAACAGCTACGGGAGATCGTCGACAGGGCAAACGTTGCGTGA
- a CDS encoding putative quinol monooxygenase — protein MLREIVYPPTEFSDTPRVTVAEIGRGAVEGAEMSYVRLRGELLCHSEAEREIMLGHLQCHIDLTRAEPGCVSFEVLPTDDPMVWRVEETFVDVTAFEMHRTRVARSEWGRLTVGIGRRYEIEGADTQTPPPFREGTAGVSE, from the coding sequence GTGCTGCGCGAAATCGTCTACCCTCCGACTGAATTCTCCGATACGCCGCGCGTGACGGTAGCAGAGATCGGTCGGGGTGCCGTGGAAGGAGCCGAGATGTCCTACGTCCGTCTCAGGGGAGAACTGCTGTGCCACAGCGAGGCCGAGCGTGAGATCATGCTCGGCCATCTGCAGTGTCATATTGACCTGACGCGCGCCGAACCCGGTTGTGTCTCGTTCGAAGTCCTGCCGACCGACGACCCTATGGTGTGGCGCGTCGAGGAAACCTTCGTCGACGTCACCGCGTTCGAGATGCATCGAACGCGGGTGGCCCGCAGTGAGTGGGGACGGCTGACCGTCGGTATCGGGCGCCGGTACGAGATCGAGGGTGCGGATACACAGACGCCCCCGCCGTTCCGAGAAGGAACGGCAGGGGTGTCCGAGTGA